A genome region from Winogradskyella helgolandensis includes the following:
- a CDS encoding BT0820 family HAD-type phosphatase: MNFQNRLIIAVDFDGTIVDDAYPKIGKTRIFAFETLKRLQEDGHRLILWTYRCGAKLDEAVQFCKDNGIEFYAVNASFPEEKYDYSRSRKIHADLFIDDRNIGGILGWGEVYQIITNEEPNIPPAPKKWWKF, encoded by the coding sequence ATGAATTTTCAAAACAGATTAATAATAGCCGTAGATTTTGATGGCACCATAGTAGATGATGCCTATCCGAAGATTGGAAAAACACGCATCTTTGCTTTTGAAACTTTAAAACGACTCCAAGAAGATGGTCATCGTCTCATTTTATGGACGTATCGCTGTGGTGCTAAGCTAGATGAAGCTGTGCAATTTTGCAAAGACAATGGCATTGAGTTTTACGCTGTAAATGCTAGTTTTCCTGAAGAAAAATATGACTACAGCAGAAGTCGAAAAATCCATGCAGACCTCTTTATAGATGATAGAAATATAGGCGGTATTCTAGGTTGGGGAGAAGTATACCAAATCATCACTAATGAAGAACCAAACATTCCGCCAGCACCTAAAAAGTGGTGGAAGTTTTAA
- a CDS encoding acetyl-CoA hydrolase/transferase family protein has product MYKTVTAEDALKVVKSNDRVYIQAAAAAPQALVKALSARHEELRNVEVCQLHTEGVAPYANPELKDSFHINSFFLGKNVRHTIKAGNGSYTPVFLSELPRLFQQRVLELDVVLIHVSVPDRHGYCSLGVSVEAILAAIDNAKTVIAQVNPQMPRTHGAGIIHISEIDYFVEADEEIPTYIMAEPNAIESKIGDYVAGLIEDRSTLQMGIGSIPNAVLTRLTNHKDLGLHTEMFSDGVIDLILNNVINGNYKKINRGRALSTFLMGSKRLYDYVDDNPFVEMRASNYTNNPAYIKQNPKMVAINSAIEVDLTGQVCADSIGSDMYSGVGGQMDFIRGASLSQGGKAIIALPSVTKNGISRIVPILKPGAGVVTTRAHVQYVVTEYGIANLYGQTIKNRVKALVDIAHPDHREAIDKAYFDMIK; this is encoded by the coding sequence ATGTATAAAACGGTTACCGCAGAAGACGCCTTAAAAGTTGTAAAATCTAATGATCGTGTCTATATCCAAGCAGCTGCGGCAGCACCACAAGCACTTGTGAAAGCATTATCAGCAAGACATGAAGAACTTCGTAATGTTGAAGTTTGTCAGTTGCATACAGAAGGAGTCGCACCTTATGCCAATCCAGAATTAAAGGACAGCTTTCATATTAATTCCTTTTTCTTAGGGAAAAATGTAAGACACACCATAAAAGCTGGTAACGGATCTTACACTCCAGTTTTTTTAAGTGAATTACCGCGCCTTTTTCAACAACGTGTTTTAGAACTGGATGTGGTATTGATTCATGTATCTGTACCAGATCGTCATGGCTATTGTTCATTGGGTGTTTCTGTTGAGGCCATTTTAGCAGCCATAGATAATGCGAAGACAGTGATTGCGCAAGTAAATCCGCAAATGCCAAGAACACATGGAGCAGGTATTATACATATCTCAGAAATTGATTATTTTGTAGAGGCAGATGAGGAAATTCCTACGTATATAATGGCAGAACCTAATGCTATTGAAAGTAAAATTGGTGATTATGTAGCCGGATTAATTGAAGATAGAAGTACTTTGCAAATGGGTATTGGTTCTATTCCAAATGCTGTCTTAACACGCTTAACGAATCATAAAGATTTAGGTTTGCATACCGAAATGTTTTCAGATGGAGTTATTGATTTAATTCTGAATAATGTGATTAACGGTAATTATAAAAAGATTAATCGTGGGCGTGCCTTATCTACATTTTTAATGGGATCCAAACGCTTATATGATTATGTAGATGATAATCCGTTTGTAGAAATGCGTGCTTCAAATTATACTAATAATCCAGCATATATTAAACAAAATCCAAAGATGGTGGCTATCAATTCTGCGATAGAAGTCGATCTCACGGGTCAAGTTTGTGCAGATTCAATAGGTTCTGATATGTATTCTGGAGTTGGTGGTCAGATGGATTTTATAAGGGGAGCATCATTAAGTCAGGGAGGTAAAGCTATTATAGCACTACCATCAGTAACTAAAAATGGTATTAGCAGAATTGTACCAATATTAAAACCAGGCGCAGGAGTTGTAACCACAAGAGCACATGTACAATATGTGGTAACAGAATATGGTATTGCCAATCTATACGGCCAAACGATTAAGAATAGAGTAAAAGCTTTAGTGGATATTGCGCATCCAGATCATCGGGAAGCTATCGATAAGGCGTATTTTGATATGATAAAATAA